The following DNA comes from Equus caballus isolate H_3958 breed thoroughbred chromosome 15, TB-T2T, whole genome shotgun sequence.
ACTGTGACACCGCTTATTCATTCATcttccattgatgggcattttgAGCAGGTCCACATTTTTGCATGTAAGCACTGGCACTATGAATGTGTTGTGCACTGCGCTCACATGGTGTGCATGTCCAAGGGCTTCTCTTGTGTATATACCTGCAAAGGAAAAACGCCTATTTTCCTGTGTCAACAGAACACTTCTGACTCCAAATGTGTGGgtttccacaccaagcaattctgacactatctgccGGGACTTCATGCAGACCCcgcaggttaagggctcagtcccacaagactgccctccacttcagacgcCAGTCACAAGTAGTGGGTGCCCAGGTTACACACACTTCCATCTGCGTGGCTACAAAGCAGGGGTTCCCAGGACccacctcctcaggttcaataatttgctttaacagctcacagaactcagggaaacacttacttataTTTACCTAATAAGGGATACAATGAACCACCGAATGAAGAGGTACATAGGACGAGATACGGGGAAGGGACAaggagcttccacgccctctgcAGGCACGCCCACcatcccagcacctccacgtgtcCACCAGCGTGACAGCTCTCTGAACTCCACAATTCAGgtatttttatggaggcttcaccATGTAGGCATGATATtcactcaatctccagcccctctcccctccctttctggTGACCAGTGCCCATCCTGAAGCTGTCCAGATGCCCACCAAGAGTTGCCTcgttagaacaaaagatgctcctatcacccaggaaattccaagggatttaggagctctgtcaGGAACTGGGGGAAGACatcaaatatatgtttcttattatgGCACAACCTGGGAGCAGGATGGCAAGGTGATGACGTATACAAGTGTTTATAACTCTAAGAGGTAATACCAAGGACTTAAAAGGTCaaaaacaaagctttaaaatTCTTAGTCAAAAATCCTGGTGAATACTTTTTTATGGGCAGTGGCTCtcagtgtggtccctggaccagcagcagcagcatcggGTGGTGATCTGTTGAGCAGGCTCTTCAGGTGAGGAAAAGCATTGGATGAAATGCCATTGTCACAGGTGatcaaggaaatgtaaatgaaGACCACAAGGAGACGCCATTGACGCCCATCGTCATAAATGAAAAAGTCTGACAAAACAGTTATGGCTACAATGGGGTATAGTGGGCTCTCAGAGTTTTCTGCTGAAAGCaaaaattggtgcaaccactttggaaaagtttgtcATAGCCTCTTAAGTCCCTTCTTATGATTACATCAATAATCTActggggccggtctggtggcatagtggttaagttcacatgctccactttggcagtcaggagttcatgagttcagatcctgggcatggaccttcacaccactcatcaagccatgctgtggcagcgtcccacatacaaagtagaggatgactggcacagatgttagctcaaggccactcttcctcaagcaaaaagaggaagattggctacacgttagctcatggccaatcttcctcaccaaaaaaaaaaaaagaaagaaagaaaagaattgataCCTGTTAAAAACTTGTTCCTGATTGATCACTTCAGGAAGAGGGCTCTCTACCACATTATGACTGATGTCATTAAAGAAAGATGACAGCACCTTCTGCAATTCCTGGTAGGCAAAGATACCACCTAACATTGTGTCACACTTACTCTCATTCACATTGTCTCTCACTCTCATAGTCCTCTTTCCTATCACCCGGCTTATTTCTTTTATACCCCTAACAACAATGCTCgattgcttgtttgttttacatGTCTAGCATTTCACTCCCCTCACTAGAAGGGAAGCTCTGTGTTGTCTCACCAGTGTCTGCAACAGCGCCGTTCAATAATTGGAGTCACATAAACAATTTAAACTTTTCTAGCtgtcacatttaaaaagtaaaaacaaagctaattttaaatatatttaacacaatatattcaaaatattatcagttcaacatgtaatcaatataaaaattaatgagctttcaccttctttttatttttcacaccAACGTTTCAAACTCTGGTGCCTATTTGACACTCACAGCCTATCTCAGTTGAATTAGTCCCATTTCATGTGCTCAATAGCCACGAGTGGCCAGCTCTGGATAAGCGGCTGGTATATTGTTGGCACTCAGTGCATACCTACGGAATTTTTTAGCGGACCTTGAGAAATAAGCAGAGATGGTTTTGTTATCTCTAATTTGCAGGTTATAATGGAGAATGACAATAGCTATTTCTATTTGGGTACTTTATGTGTCAGGGAGTAGAGTGTGctcttttcataatttatttcatcTAATATCTCAAAACCACAACTTTTCGCAGTGGGAGTTTTCATTCCCATCTTTCAGCTGATGAACTAAGTCTCCAAGGGCTAAGGCCTGGACTGAGACCACATGTTCCCTGGTAGGTACCGCGGCCCGGCCCGAGGCGTGCGCAGAGTGCCAGGCGCCCAGGGGGCCCAGAGCTCCCAGCACGGCCCCGAGGACACGCGGACGAGGCCCAGAACTGCGACGGAGGCGGAGCGGAAGGACCGGCCCCGACGCCCAAAGACCCGCGGAGGATGGAGGCTGGGCAGCGTCGGGGCACGTGCAGCGGGGTCAGAAGGGCGCCCGACCCCAGGCCCCGCCCTGGCCTAGGCTCCGCCCCGTTCCCCGCCCACCGCCCAGGCTCCGCCCCTCCCTAGCTCtcgccccctccccacagccggCCCCGGGCCTCTGGTACCCCACGCCGTGCCTCTCCCTGCTCCCGGctaggccccgccccgccccagagCCCTCCCCgctccagccccgccccgcccggggTCCTCCGCCCGGGCCCCACTGCCTCAGGACGACCGGATGCTTAGGAGCCTGAGGAGCACGCGGCTTCAGGCCCCGCCCCCCCAGGCCCCGCCCGAACGCGCGTCATCTCTCCGGGACGCGCGTCATTTCCCCGGGACGCGTGTCATCTCCCCGGGACGCGGGTCATCTCCACGCGCCGCCATCGCCGCAAGCTTGGTCTGTGGGATGTTGGCGCTAGGTCGGGAGGCGAGATGCTCGCCGGTGGCCGGGAGTAAACCATGACCAGGCTTTTGGGCGTGGTGCACAGAGTCGCTTTGGCGGTCGTGCGCTGCAGTGGCCGTGGCTGCGCGGGGCTCAGCATGTTCTATGCCGTGAGGAGGGGCCGCAAGGCCGGGGTCTTCCTGACCTGGTGAGTGAGCCGCGCCTCCCGGAAGGGGGCCCGGGGCAGCCTTCACGGCGGAGAGGCGGGCTGTCACCCTGGGTGCGCGGCCCTCGGCCTAGGGTTGAGCACGGGAACCCCCGCGCCTTCCCGCCGGCTGCCTGGGCCGTGGGAGCCCCGggcgcgcccccccccccccccccgggttTATCCGCCGACGTTGGCCCGCGGGTCCCTGCCCGAGGCTCGACTCCGTTTCATTTTTGTTAGGAATATCAGTGGCCAAACTCGACTTaatcattcctttttgttgcagTGAAAGAATTTCCAAGAAGTTACACATAGTGGAACTCAGATAATTTCCTATGCTTTTAAGAAGAGAAATTGTGataagttaatatttgtattgCAGTAACAATCCTTTGAGATAAGTCGGATTATTCTCATTCTCAGGTGTAGTTACTTGGTCAGGACGTTCACGGGCTAGTAAGTGACAGATGTAGGACTTGAACCCAGATGTTCTGACTCATGACCAGGACTCTTCCCGCAGTGTGGTATCAGGGTTTATCATCAGTCTATGTGCACCCTTGTGCTTCCCTATGCAGCTGTGCTACTGGGGAGGAAGCATCTCAGAAGCTGACTTTTTTGCTGTAATGAAATGATTGATAGATTTTTTTCAGAGACCTAAAAATTCTGGTATGCTTCGAGTTTGGGGGGAACCTTATGGTGGTGGTGTACCATCTGCCTGGCACGTAGCGTGACACAGGGTAAAGAGTTAGACATGCAAGATAAAACTAAACAGTGAGGCAGGACCCTTTCCCCCCTGGAACTGACAGCCCCAACCTTTTTCACACTATTCCCAACCTAAGAAAAGAATGTGAGAAAGGGATgagtgaaagagggagggaggaagaaagtaaCATTGCACTCTCTTCCAGGAATGAGTGTAGAGCACAGGTGGACCGGTTTCCTGCTGCCAGATTTAAGAAGTTTGCCACAGAAGAGGAGGCCTGGGCCTTTGTCAGGAACTCTGCCAGCCCCAATGGTTCGGAAGGTAGTCGTCACCTCACATGACTGACATTTTAACCTGTTTAAAGCATTTCATATCCCAGATGTCACTTGATTTATAGCTATTCTCTAGGCAGATAGAGAAGATGTTACAATTATTTCCATTCTACAGATTAGGAAACAGCCTGAAAGCAATTTACCTTAGTGGTTTCTATCAGTAGCAGTATTAGAGATGAGCCAGAACTGCGTCTCCTGTTCTGTTCAGTGTCCTCACTATACTTcattccatcttttaaaaaatacttgttctttttagggccagccctggtggcctagtggttaagttcagcgcactccacttcggcggcccaggttcagttcctaggcacagacctacaccactcgtctgtcagtggccatgctgtggcagcagctcacatacagaaagaggaagattggcaatggatgttagctcaggcgaatctttctcaggaaaaaaaaaatacttgttctTTTTATTGGATTGGAGAGGCAACAATTTTAAAGTGGTGAATGTATGCATCTGTAGggtgtttcctttttatttaggACAGAGTCACACAATTGGAATTTCCTCCAGTTTCATCTGCTGTAGAAAGTGTAGTTATTTGAAGTTTAAGGACTAATATAAGAGACATCGGGTATGTAGGGAGACTCTCCTTTAGAgcacaagatttaaaaaatatatcttaacCTACCTTGCAGAAGCGATTTTTCATTAACTTTACTCACAAACGTTTTTTACTACAGCAGATTAAGACTGAGCAGAGGATGGTTTGAATCCGCTTCTCTTAGACAGTCTGTCTAGAGCCTGCTGAGATGCTCGAGCATTGAACACCTGCTCCTTTGGGATGTCATAACAATTCTGGACACAGAGTTCAGGGAGAGGCAGGTCACTCTGGGAAACTTCCCTCAAGGGCTAGCTTCTGAAGCAGACGGAAGCTCACTCATTGGGCGTCTGCTCCACCCTCCATTTCCCCAGCAGCTTTTCAAGGAGCTTCTGATGTGACAGGCACACTTTCTACCCTGATGGAGAAATAAGTTGGGGATAGAGACAAGTTTGGAAGTGTGGCTCTTGTCTTGGTCAGCTTCTTAATACTTCCTTGTCACAAGATTTTGTTTTAACCCGCTAGTAACTTATTCATATTTCAATTCTTCCAATATCAGTATGTTTCTATTTATTAAGTACTCTCAATCTTAAGGCAAGCCAGTTCTTTATGTCTATGAATCTACCTTCCTTAGAAGTTACAGAGGCCTGCTAGTCGGAGACTTATGCATATAAAGTGGGATTTCACATCTTTAATGTTCAGGAATcaaaccaaaaaaggaaaaaatgttagCCCCTTTCCCGGTTTCTCTTTTAATGTTACATTTATCCTTATTTTGAGATTACTGAGCTATTTGCTAGTTATTGTGGTTTATATAAGCTGATTTAGGGTTACTTTACTCAAAGATAAAACACAATTTTGTAAAGTAAAAACTGTGTGACACCCGTGGTCTCCTTTTCCTTCAGAGTCTTATCtgttctttaaaatcttttggtCCAATTTAACTTCTTCTGTTATAGTAAATTAAATCAATGTTTTTATCAATATTAAAATCCTGTAAAATTGCACTTTGACTTGTCCCTGTGTATTTGAGTTTATTCCTGTAGAGTACTTAGAGgattattttcaaggaaaatataaGGTAACACAAATAGACTAGAGTGGAAATATCAAACATTGCTCTGTGTGTGATGGTGACTTCACTCAAGTTTTGCCTCAATCACCTTAGCAACCTTCTGAGAGGTGTGCGTTGATACGCtgtgccaggcaggagattctgcCTCGTACCTGTttagtgggtgctcagtaaatgttggagcCCATCTCCACATCCCTGGTTTAGGGCTTCCGAGCTAAAAGTGAACTCTGTAGTGTTGAGTTGAGGTGGTTATTTTGGAGATCCAATTACCTGCTCCTTCCGTACCCCTATCCCCACTCCATAAAATGGTAATGCTGCTTCAGATCACGTGGTCCAGTGCCTCATGTTACAGAAGCCTGGAGGGGCTAGGTCAGTTGACTGAGTTCCCACCTCATGAAAGGTGGAGCTCCGTTGAAACTCCGGGTTTTTAAATCCTGGTCTAATTCAGCTTCTGCCTCAGCTGCCGTGAAAATATTAAAGGAGTGGGTGAGATACTGCTGCCCCCAGATGAACTGAGAGTCTGTGAGAATCCCTTGAGAGTTGACCTAGAGTCCCCCcctgctgggctgctgaaggaagGACGTGCAATAGCACCCTCCTTGAAGGATGCAGTCCCTTACGCCTTTtgggttctttttcctttcttatgtcCTGTTATCTGTTTAAGGTCTACTTACccatgtgttcttagttttcctAGAGGGTCTCAACTTGGAGTATAATTAGAGAATTCGGGGCGGTGAGGGGCAGGGGGTTGAACCACGGATACCATTGATCCTATATACAGAATTTTGATCGTTGTCTTTTCTGGAGAAAGAGCCCCTCagattttcaaattgtttatgATCCCTAAAGGGTTCAGGACCCTTAGTACTATCTCCATCAAaaccacatttcttttttaagagaagcttttctctgtcttcacattgcCCTTATCAAGCTTATCATGGAAATGTAGAATAGTTTTATGGGATGTCAAAGTCTGAGGTGGTTTGCACTGCCTTAATTCATTCTCTCTTTATGGGGCCACATAGAGGGGGTATTTAAGTATTTAAGTCTGATTTAACTTAATAAATGTCtcgtctcttttttttttaattttgctgagaaagatttgtcctgagccaacatctatgccagtcttcctctattctgcatgtgggtcactgccacgtGGCccccgatgagtggtgtaggtctgcacccaggaaccaaacctgggctgctgaagccgagcacgccgagcttaaccactaggcccccaCATTTCTTGATTCTTAATCATTTCCTGTTGTGTTCATTGTTTCTGACTTATGAGTAGACTCTGTCTTTCAGGGCAGGAAAGTGAACATGTACAAAAGTTACAAGCGAAAGCTAACAAGCGACTCCGCGAGCCCTTGGATGGAGATGACGGTGAAAACACAGAGCCTTGTGCAAAGCACGTGAAACAGAGCACAGACTCGATACCGTCAGTCAGCAAAGACGTGTTTTCTTATATGGGTAAatctttcttacatttttcattcttcatataataatgaaaatatgtcTGTGTGCAAAAGCTTTTCTCACTTTCTTAATGGGGGCACTTGAGTTATGTTTAATATCCTCGTTCATCTCTTAAAAGgctatttaaaaatctctaagGTCACTTTTGTAATTGATCAAATCgtacaaaattattaaaattttggaTGTTCACAGGAAAACCATTACATAGGCTACAAATGAGATCACCAATCTTTGGAAATACAGCATTTCCTCTGCACACAGGGTTTCCAGGTCGCTGAGGTAGAGGAAACGTGGAGACTGCAGCCTCTTCAGATAAGAGAGGGCTTGGCAGAGCTCCTTTTAGAGTCAGCTAGCACCGCATCTTAACCTCTCCCTTCAGATGATTCTGCCTCCTCCTGGGAAGCCGGATAGCCCTAGCTTGTCCTGCACCTTTGACTCCAGCGGTCAGGTGTCTGTATTTAATGACTTAGTATATaagtttcttttttgtctttcacatGTATCAACAGAAAATGGGAATAAGtagcattttttaatataaatcagTGTTATTTGTAGGTTCCAAATTTTCCTCCAAGAAGAAGCCATTTTATAGTTTAAAGGAAACCAATAGAAAATGTTTTATCAAGATGTATGAAGACTGTAAAAATCAATTTCACagttatgtaaaaaaaaaaaaacccaaatatcctTGAGTTGGTTATTTACCATTAGTAATTGAAGCAAATATTTTTGGATGGGTAGACAAGCCATTTCCATTGTCCTGACAGTTGCTGGAAGCATAATGGCACCTCACACAGTCTCTGACGTATGCTAGGTACTCACAGTTGAAACAGAGTTCAACGACTAGGAAGGCAGCCTTGTTGATGGCATCAAGTCCAGTTGAACCCAGGAGGGTTGCCCACACGTGCGCCCTCACAAACTCCCCATCCTACTCTTGCTGGGACCTGCTTCTCCGTCCTTTCGCAGCTTGCCTCTGCCGGGTGCAGTCTACTGTTCCTTGCTCCCATGCCCCTGCCCTTTGACACCTGCAAGCTGACTTTTCCCACTGGCCTGCTGGAGTGTTCTGCTGGTCATGAGTGGCCTGTGAGTGGCCTCACACCAGTCCTTTTCTACTTGCTCTGTACAGCGTGGGTGCATCGATCATACCCTCTGTCTCGATGGAAAGAAGCAAAGGGGGGGGACCACAGTTCACCAGTGGCAAATATACTAAGAAATAATTAGATGGACGTTTGTCAGAGGACTTGACCTTCTGGGAGCAAATCCCCATCATGCCCAGGCACTGCTTGTCTGGAAGGACGGTTCCTGGGAGTGACCATGACCCCGCCCCCGTGAGGAGAGGGGCAGTGGCGTTCCCTGACTCCTGCAGGGGCGTGAGCAGCAGTTCTCACTGCAGTGGGCTCTAGGTTTACGGAGTGAGTGCCTTCGCCTCGGCTACAAAATGTGAGTGGATTCCAGGCAAAAAGTGTCAAGTGCTCTCGTATAAGGAATTGATAATGTTTTCCTGGACAGAAAACTTCTACAGCATCATCAAGTTCCCTCTCAGTTTAAAATGCTAATTCAATCTTAGTAAAATTTTTAGGCGAATTGCAGTTTTTAGTGATGTTGGTCTAGGCGCTCACTAAGTTTCCCTCTTACAGGAGAATTTGTGGTCGTCTACACTGACGGCTGCTGCTCCAGTAATGGGCGGAGGAGGGCACGAGCAGGAATTGGTGTTTACTGGGGGCCGGGCCATCCTTtgtaagtaaatttaaaaagttgagtTTTTTTAAGCTTCACATTTCACCGAATCATATTCCAAAACTTATGAGAATGAGGCAGGAGCTGCTTATTGTTCAATTATCTGATAAGCAGCCTTGGCAGGGGATAGCGAAAGAGCAAACTTTGGTTCAAGTTGACACTGACGGCTTTGTTCTTGAGAATGTACACTACCTTAGCGTTGCTTTGCTAGCACTAAATCTTGACAAGTCTCTGTGTCTCACTGATAAGATTTTACACCAAAATGACCTAACTGCCCCTAGAAGAGTCCCCCGTGTCCCTGGGAGATGGTTTGGCAAGGAGGCACAAGGGGCCGTCATCAGATTGGGAACCCGTCCTAGCACCACAGCTCTTCTGAAGATGTGAGCAAAGTCAAGGTGACGTGAAGGACGGCCGTCCAAGAGCCCCTGGCCCCTGAACGTGAAAGAACTTGGATAGTCGCTGACAGCCTTCAGTTCGGTATAAAAGAGGGATTGGACCCGTGTGTAGTAGCCACGCACCAGTCCTGAGCGTCGTCCGGTGTTTACAGGTGCTCACACCCGTGTTAGGCGTAGTTAATGTCACCTGCTCAGGAAGAATCCCACTGTACATTTCTCTTGAGCTTCGTAGTCTGTACAGCCCTGTCACTTGGATGTCTCATTTCAGCCTCAAACCCTGTGAGAGGTGGTGAGCTCGTGTGACACCTGAGTGTCCACAGGGTTGATGCTTGCCCTAGACCACGCACTAAGATAGTTCAGGTCCAGAAATTAAGCTTCCCTTCTGACTTCTCATCCGGTGTTCCTGCTACATGCCGTACATGGTGCTTTTCAACAAGATGCTAGTATCGTTGGCTTGATTGTTAAAGGCTGTTTTTATATGAtgctttctttcatatttcaaataaaaatatattcaagccTATATCCAATAAGAGGCTTAAGGAATCACTTTGAGAATtagctttatgatttttttttcttttgtactgtTTTGAAACCAGAAATGTAGGCATTAGACTTCCTGGACGACAGACAAACCAACGAGCCGAAATTCATGTAAGTTATCAGATATA
Coding sequences within:
- the RNASEH1 gene encoding ribonuclease H1 isoform X1, which gives rise to MTRLLGVVHRVALAVVRCSGRGCAGLSMFYAVRRGRKAGVFLTWNECRAQVDRFPAARFKKFATEEEAWAFVRNSASPNGSEGQESEHVQKLQAKANKRLREPLDGDDGENTEPCAKHVKQSTDSIPSVSKDVFSYMGEFVVVYTDGCCSSNGRRRARAGIGVYWGPGHPFFETRNVGIRLPGRQTNQRAEIHAACKAIEQAKAQNINKLVLYTDSMFTINGITNWVQGWKKNGWRTSTGKEVTNKEDFVELDRLTQGMDIQWMHVPGHSGFAGNEEADRLAREGAKQSEDRMKSF
- the RNASEH1 gene encoding ribonuclease H1 isoform X2; amino-acid sequence: MTRLLGVVHRVALAVVRCSGRGCAGLSMFYAVRRGRKAGVFLTWNECRAQVDRFPAARFKKFATEEEAWAFVRNSASPNGSEGQESEHVQKLQAKANKRLREPLDGDDGENTEPCAKHVKQSTDSIPSVSKDVFSYMGEFVVVYTDGCCSSNGRRRARAGIGVYWGPGHPLNVGIRLPGRQTNQRAEIHAACKAIEQAKAQNINKLVLYTDSMFTINGITNWVQGWKKNGWRTSTGKEVTNKEDFVELDRLTQGMDIQWMHVPGHSGFAGNEEADRLAREGAKQSEDRMKSF